The Aeromonas encheleia genomic sequence CAAGTGCTGGAGATCATGGCCGCCCGCGGCATCCCCTACGGCCCGGTCAGCGCCTCCCGTTATGCCCGCAGTCTGCTAAAGCATGTGCGCACCTACGAGCCCGCCGCCGTGGTCGACAAGATGATCATCGGTGCCTATATAGAGGCGCGCTCCTGCGAGCGCTTCGCGAAGATAGCCCCCCATCTGGACGAGGAGCTGGGGCGCTTCTATGTCTCATTGCTGCGCTCGGAGGCGCGCCACTACCAGGACTACCTGGCACTGGCGGAGCAATATGCGGAGGAGGATATCAGCGAGCGGGTGGCCTTCTTCGGCGAGATAGAGGCAGAGCTCATTAGTTCGCCGGATCCGCAGTTCAGGTTCCATAGCGGACCGCCTGTCAGATCTGACAGTTGTTGAACCCCAAGGGGGCACCTACTATCTCGGTGTTCCTACTACGAGCGACGCAATCACTTTTTGAGCGCAATTCCCGGCCCACAAGCCGGGTTTTTTTATGCCTGAAAAACGAGGGAACGGCCGCGCCGGGTCCGCGGCCTAGACATCATCTGCGGTATTCGTTGTTGTAGTTCTGGATGAGGCGGCGGGTCACCTCGTGCTGGGGATCGGCAAACACCTTGAGGGTCTTGCCGCGCTCCACCACCCGGCCGTCATGCATCACCAGCACCTCGTCGCTGATGTGGCTGACGATGCCGAGATCGTTGGCCACCAGCACATAGCTCAGCCCCGTGGTCTCCTGCATCTCCAGCAGCAGATTGATGATCTGGGAGCGTACCGAGATGTCCAGGGTCGACAGCGCCTCGTCGGCCACCACTATCTTGGGATTGAGGATCAGGGCGCGGGCCAGCCCCACCCGCTGCTGCTGACCGGCGGAGAGCATCTGCGGGTAGAAGAGGGCGTGGTCGGGCAGCATGCCCACCATGCGCAGGGTCTGCACCACCTTGTCCTTGCGCTCCTCCTCGCTCATCTCGGTGTTGAGGCGCAGCGGCGTCTCCAGGATCTGGCCGACCCGGATCTTGCGGTTGAGCGAGGTGTTGGGGTCCTGAAAGATCATCCGCAGCAGCTTGCAGCGGGTCTGATAGTCACCGTGCACCAGGGGCTGCCCCTCGATGGCGATCTCGCCGCCGCTGGGCTCTATCATGCCCGCCAGGATGCGCGCCAGCGTGCTCTTGCCGGAGCCGGCCTCGCCGACGATGGCCAGGGTCTGGCCCACCTCCAGATTGAACGAGAGCGGCTTGATGGCCTCCACCGCCTGGCGTCTGAACAGGCCGGTACGGTTCTGGTAGGTCTTGCAGAGGCCTCTGACCTGCAACAGGGAGGGTTCGATCACAGGCTTGGCTCCTTGGCGAGCGACGGCGTCGCCACAGACGGATGATTCATGTTCATTTCTTCGGCTCTGCCATGTTCAGGGGGAAGTGGCAACTGATACCTGGCTGGCCCCTGGCGTTGCTCATGGGTCCGGATCATTTCTTCGGTTCGTCCATGTTCAGGGGGAAGTGGCAGCTGATACCTGGCTGGCCCCTGGCGTTGCTCATGGGTCCGGATCATTTCTTCGGTTCGTCCATGTTCAACGGAAAGTGACAACTGAACTGATGACCCTTGACCTTGCTCATCAGCGGGGTCTGCACGCACTGCTTCTGGGCATAGGGACAGCGGGGGCCGAGGCGACAGCCGATGGGCAGGTGTTGCAGCGGTGGAATCACCCCGGGCAGGGTCTCGAGCCGGGACTTGTGGCGCACCAGCTTGTCAAAGTCCGGAATGGACTTGAGCAGGGCGTCCGTATAGGGGTGATGGGGCGAGGTCAGGATCTGCTCCCGGGTGCCCACCTCCACCATCTGGCCGCAGTACATGATGTTGATGGTATCGGTCAGGTTGGCGATGGCGGCGATGTCGTTGCTGATGATGAGGATGGTGGTGTTGCCCAGCTTGTTCATCTTGTCCAGCAGCCGCAGGATCTGGGAGTGGGTAGTCGACTCCATGGCGCTGGTGGGCTCATCGGCCACCAGCAGTCGCGGCTGGTTGGCGATGGCCATGGCGATCATCACCTTCTGGCACATGCCGTCCGACAGCTCGTGAGGGTAGGCCCGCATCACCTTGCGGTGATCCTTGACCCCCACCCGGTGCAGCAGGGCGATGGCTCTCTTCTTGCGCCACTGGAAGCGCTGCCAGAACTTGCCGACGAAGGAGTCGGTCGGGATGGCCTCTTCCAGCTGGGTGCCTATCTCCTCCGAGGGATCGAGGCAGCTGATGGGGTCCTGGAAGATCATGGCGATCTCGCGACCCATGATGCGGCGGCGCTCCTTGGGGGCCATGGTCAGCAGATCCATGTCGTTGAAGCGCATCCTGTCGGCGCGCACCGTCCAGTTGTCCTTCTGGATGCCGACGATCACCTTGGCGACCAGGCTCTTGCCGGAGCCGGATTCCCCCACCAGGCCCCGGATCTCCCCCTCGTTCAGGGTCAGGCTGACCCTGTCCACCGCCTTGACCTTGCCCTGGGGGGTGTCGATTTCTATGGTCAGGTTGCGTATGTCGAGCAAGGGCATCAGTGGCGCTCCTCATGAGGGTGTGGCAGGGCGTGCTGCATCTGGGCCATGCCGTCCTTGATGGTATAGAGCCGCAGTATCATCAATCGTTCCCCTCTTTAAGCGCTTCGCGGATCCCTTCACCCACCAGGTTAGTCACCAGCACGCTGAACAAAATGGCCATGCCCGGCAGGGTCACGGTCCAGGGGGCGAGATAGATGAGATCGCTCGAATCGGCCAGCATGGCGCCCCACTCGGGTTGCGGCGACTGGGCGCCGAGCCCGAGAAAGCCCACCGCCGAGATATCCAGGATGGCGGCGGAGAGGGTACGGGTGGTCTGCGCCACCAGGGTCTCCACTATGTTCGGCAGCACGGCGAGCCGCATGATGCGCCAAGGGGGCGAGCCGTCGAGGCGGCTGGCGATGATGTACTCCTTCTGCATCTCGGTGTGGACCGCGTTGTAGGTCGCCCGGATGAAGGGAGGAATGAGCGCCAGCGTGATGGCGATCAGGGTGTTGAACAGGCCAGGCCCCAGGATGGCGACCACTATGATGGCCAGCAGCAGGGAGGGGATGGAGAGCAGGGTATCGAGCAGGTGATGGAGCACGCTCGATTTTACCCCCTTGCTCATGCCACCGAGGATGCCGATGGCGGAGCCGACGATGAGCGCGATC encodes the following:
- a CDS encoding peptide ABC transporter ATP-binding protein — protein: MIEPSLLQVRGLCKTYQNRTGLFRRQAVEAIKPLSFNLEVGQTLAIVGEAGSGKSTLARILAGMIEPSGGEIAIEGQPLVHGDYQTRCKLLRMIFQDPNTSLNRKIRVGQILETPLRLNTEMSEEERKDKVVQTLRMVGMLPDHALFYPQMLSAGQQQRVGLARALILNPKIVVADEALSTLDISVRSQIINLLLEMQETTGLSYVLVANDLGIVSHISDEVLVMHDGRVVERGKTLKVFADPQHEVTRRLIQNYNNEYRR
- a CDS encoding ABC transporter permease subunit, which codes for MQDKSNIYPELKILSPLEQTWASYRRNPLAMGGLWCFGLLLLITLVGPLVVPYGIDDQHSSRLLLAPSWASTGNIDYFLGTDDLGRDILSRLVVGARLTFGNALLVVVIALIVGSAIGILGGMSKGVKSSVLHHLLDTLLSIPSLLLAIIVVAILGPGLFNTLIAITLALIPPFIRATYNAVHTEMQKEYIIASRLDGSPPWRIMRLAVLPNIVETLVAQTTRTLSAAILDISAVGFLGLGAQSPQPEWGAMLADSSDLIYLAPWTVTLPGMAILFSVLVTNLVGEGIREALKEGND
- the miaE gene encoding tRNA isopentenyl-2-thiomethyl-A-37 hydroxylase MiaE, which produces MDDLLAPVRQFLHCETPDAWVEMARDPAQLPTLLIDHANCENKAALTAHSLVRRYCLPKGKRHLLPKLAFYRELDAIPEKAEILGKRIMGESDRSVFAELERNPLLFPMVRLIQEELHHFEQVLEIMAARGIPYGPVSASRYARSLLKHVRTYEPAAVVDKMIIGAYIEARSCERFAKIAPHLDEELGRFYVSLLRSEARHYQDYLALAEQYAEEDISERVAFFGEIEAELISSPDPQFRFHSGPPVRSDSC
- a CDS encoding peptide ABC transporter ATP-binding protein; protein product: MPLLDIRNLTIEIDTPQGKVKAVDRVSLTLNEGEIRGLVGESGSGKSLVAKVIVGIQKDNWTVRADRMRFNDMDLLTMAPKERRRIMGREIAMIFQDPISCLDPSEEIGTQLEEAIPTDSFVGKFWQRFQWRKKRAIALLHRVGVKDHRKVMRAYPHELSDGMCQKVMIAMAIANQPRLLVADEPTSAMESTTHSQILRLLDKMNKLGNTTILIISNDIAAIANLTDTINIMYCGQMVEVGTREQILTSPHHPYTDALLKSIPDFDKLVRHKSRLETLPGVIPPLQHLPIGCRLGPRCPYAQKQCVQTPLMSKVKGHQFSCHFPLNMDEPKK